GGAAGCCGAGGCCGCCGCCACCGGGGCCGCCCTGGCCGCCGCGCGGAGCGCCGGGACGGGGCGAGCCGGGACGCGGGGCGCCCGGACGGGGTGCGCCGGGACGCGGAGCGCCCGGACGCGGGCTGTCACGCGTGGGACGCGCGGTGAACGGGTTGTTGCCACCGCGGGGACGGCCCATGCCCTGCGACGACGCGAAGGGGTTGTTGCCGGGGCGGGGCGCGCCGGGACGCGCCATGGGGCGCGGGATGGCGTTGGGGGTCGGCGAGTCGCCTGCCGGTGCGGCGGGGGTCGCCGGGGCCGTTGCCTCGGCAGCCTCGGCGGGCTTGGCAGCCGGAGCCTCGGCGGGCTTCGCCGCAGCGGGAGCTGCGGGCGCGGCGGGCGCGGGCGCCTCGGCGGCGGGCTTCGCCGCGGCGGGCTTCGCGCCGGCGGGCTTCGCTGCGGGCTTCGACGCAGGCTTCTCCTGCGCCGGTGCTGCCGCTGCAGCCTCGGGCTGCTTCGTGACGCCGGCCTCCTCGAGGGCGGCCTTGAGCTTGCGCGCGACCGGCGGTGCGACGGCGGATGCGGGGCCCTTGACGAACTCCCCCATCTCCTTCAGCTTCGCGAGCGCGACCTTGCTCTCGACGCCGAGCTCGGCGGCGATCTCGTGTACGCGTGGATTTGCCACTGGTTGTTCTCCTGTCCGGGTCCGACCCCGGATCAGGGGACGGACGTCTAGCTGACGGGTCTCATCTCGAGCCGCTCATCAGTTGTCCATGGTGGTTTCTGTCTTCCTGTCGTGGCCGTCTCCGGCCAGTCGTGCCGCCCACGCTTCGATGGGCGTCGCGTCGAGTCCCCTCGAGCGCAGCGCGTGTCCGAGCGATCTCGTCGCCCGCTGGACGCACGCAGCATCCGAGTGCACCCACGCGCCCCTGCCTGGCAGGCGTCGACCTTCGTCGACGACCACCGCGCCGTTCGCCGCGACGAGACGCACCAGGGCGTCCTGCTCGCAGCGCATGCGGCAGCCGAGGCACATGCGGATGGGCATCAGTCTATCCCAACGCTGGAAGCGGCTCGACGCTTCCCTAGTCCTCGTCCATGACGGAGTCGGGCTGGATGTCGATCTTCGAGCCCGTGAGCTTCGCGGCGAGGCGGGCGTTCTGGCCCTCCTTGCCGATCGCGAGCGAGAGCTGGAAGTCGGGCACGAGGGCGCGCACGGCCTTGAGCTTCGCGTCGAGCACGAACGCGTCCGAGACCTTCGCGGGGCTCAGGGCGTTCGCGACGAACGTCGCGAGGTCGTCGGAGTAGTCGACGATGTCGATCTTCTCCTCGCCGAGCTCCGACTGCACGGCGCGCACGCGCGAGCCCATCTCGCCGATCGCTGCGCCCTTGGCGTTGATGCCGGGGGCCTTCGCGATGACGGCGATCTTCGAGCGGTGGCCGGCCTCGCGCGCGATGGCGACGATCTCGACCTGGCCGCTCGCGATCTCGGGCACCTCGTGCGCGAAGAGCTTGCGCACGAGCGCGGGGTGCGTGCGCGACACGGTGACCTGCGGGCCCGTGCGGCCGCGCTCGACCTTCGTGATGAGCACGCGCAGGCGCTGGCCGTGGCGGTACTCGGCGCCCGGGACTCGCTCCTCGGGCGGCATGATCGCCTCGATCTCGCCGATCTGCACGTAGACCATGCGCGGGTTCGGGCCCTGCTGCACGACGCCGGCGACGATCTCGCCCTCGCGGCTCTTGAAGTCGCCGAGGATCGACTCGTCGGAGTGGGCGCGCAGGCGCTCGAAGATGACCTGCTTCGCTGCCGACGCGGCGATGCGACCGAAGTCCTCCTGCGCGACGGGCGACTCGCCGATGACGTTGCCGTCCTCGTCGACCTCGGTCTGGAACACCTGCACGAGACCGGACTTGCGGTCGATCGTGACGCGCACGCGGGGCGCGTCGGCGGCGCGGTGCTCCTCGGAGCGCAGGTACGCCTGCAGGATGGCCTGCTCGGTGATGACGATCAGCTCGTCGAACGGGACCTCGCGCTCGCGCTCGAGGTGCTTCAGCACGCTGAGATCGATCTCCATGGGGCGCCTCCTGTATGCAGTTGTGGTCGGGCAGACCTTCGAGGATACCGGATGCGGCGGGCACGGCACGCGGGCGCCGTCGGGCCGGGGACGACCCGCTCGCGCGACCGGATACCGTCGAGTCGTGCGCTCCCGACTCATCCCCGCCGCCCTGCTGCTCTCCGCCACGCTCGCGCTCGTCGCGTGCTCGACCCCCGACTCCCCCGCGTCCCCGTCGACCTCCGCCGGCACCGCGACCGACGGCTGCGCCTACGTCTCCGACGGCAGCGGCGCCGTCGAGGCCCCGCCCGCCGAGCCCGCGGTCTCGGGCGAGGTCGCCGTGACGCTCGAGACGAGCGCGGGCGCGATCGGCATGACCCTCGACGCCGACCGCACCCCGTGCACGGTCGGCAGCTTCACCTCGCTCGCCGACCAGGGCTACCTCGACGGCACGCAGTGCCACCGCCTCACGACCGAGGGCATCTTCGTGCTGCAGTGCGGCGACCCGACCGGCACGGGCCGCGGCGGGCCCGGGTACTCGTACGCCGACGAGCTCGACGGCACCGAGACGTACTCGGCAGGCACGGTCGCGATGGCGAACGCCGGCCCCGACACGAACGGCTCGCAGTTCTTCCTCGTCTACGAGGACTCGCCCCTGCCGCCGTCGTACACGGTCTTCGGCACGATGGACGAGGCCGGCCTCGCCGTCGTCGCCGCGATCGGCGCGGCAGGCGTCGCAGGCGGCGGGCCCGATGGCGCGCCCGCCGACGACGTGACGATCGCGTCGGTCGCCATCGGCTGACCCGCCGACGAACCACGAAGGGCCGGACGCGCATCGCGTCCGGCCCTTCGTCGTGGCGGTCAGCCCTGCTGCAGGCGCGCGACGACCTCGTCGAGGCGCACCTCTGCGCGCTCGCCCGTCGCGCGATCCCACAGCTCGCCGAGGCCCTCGACGGCGCCCCGGCCCACGACGACGACGCGCGGCACGCCGATGAGCTCGGCGTCGCCGAACTTCACGCCCGGGCTCACCTTCGCGCGGTCGTCGAAGAGCACCTCGAGGCCGGTCGCCTCGATGTCGGCGACGAGCTGCTCGGCGATCGCGAAGACGGCCTCGTCGCGGCCCGTGGCGACGACGTGCACGTCGAACGGCGCGATCTCGCGCGGCCACACGATGCCCTTGTCGTCGTGGTGGCCCTCGACGATCGCCGCGAGGTTGCGCGTGACGCCGATGCCGTACGAGCCCATCGTGACGGTCTGCAGTCGGCCGGACTCGTCGAGCACCTGCAGGCCCAGCGCCTCCGCGTACTTGCGGCCCAGCTGGAAGACGTGGCCGATCTCCATGCCGCGCTCGATCGTCACGGGACCCGAGCCGTCGGGCGCGGGGTCGCCCTCGCGCACCGACGCGACCTCGACGGTGCCGTCGCCGACGAAGTCGCGGCCGGCGACGAGCCCGAAGACGTGCCTGCCGTCCTCGTTCGCACCCGTGAGCCACGTCGTGCCGTCGACGACCCGGGGGTCGAGCAGGTAGCGGATGCCGGTGGTCGACTGCTCGCCGAGCACGGCGCCCGCGGCCGACCAGGGGCCGATGTAGCCCTTCACGAGGCCGGGGTTCGCGGCGAAGTCCGCCTCGGTCGCCGACTCGACCTCCGCCGGCTGGAACGCCACCTCGGCGCGCTTCTCGTCGACCTCGCGGTCGCCGGGCAGGCCGACGACGACGAGCTCGCGCGAGCCGTCGAGGTGCGTGAGACGCAGCACGACGTTCTTCAGCGTGTCGGCGGCCGTCCACGGCGTCGCGCGCGGCTGGTGCTCGTTGGCGTGGGCGACGAGGGTGTCGATCGTGGGCGTCGCGGGCGTGTCGTGCACGACCGCCGCGGGGGCGTCGTCGAACCCGATGGCGTCGGGCACGAGCGTCGTGAACGCCTCGACGTTCGCGGCGTACCCGCTCGCCGAGCGCACGAACGCGTCCTCGCCGATCGCCGTCGGGTGCAGGAACTCCTCCGACCGCGAGCCGCCCATGGCACCGGCGTCGGCCGCGACGATGACGTAGTCGAGGCCGAGGCGCTGGAAGATGCGCTCGTACGCGTCGCGCTGCGCCTGGTAGCTGGCCGCGAGGCCCTCGTCGGTGATGTCGAACGAGTACGCGTCCTTCATCGTGAACTCGCGTGCACGCAGCAGGCCCGCGCGGGGCCGCGTCTCGTCGCGGTACTTGTCCTGGATCTGGTAGATCGTCAGCGGCAGCTGCTTGTACGACGACACGACGTCCTGCACGAGCAGCGTGAAGACCTCCTCGTGCGTCGGCGCGAGCAGGTGGTCGGCGCCCTTGCGGTCCTGCAGGCGGAAGATGCCGTCGCCGTACTCGGTCCAGCGCCCCGTGCGCTCGTACGGCTCGCGCGGCAGCAGGCCAGGGAAGAGCACCTCCTGGGCGCCCGCTGCCGTCATCTCCTGACGGACGATCTCCTCGATGCGGCGGCGCACCCGCAGACCGAGCGGCAGCCACGCGAAGAGGCCCGACCCCGCACGGCGGATGTAGCCGGCACGCAGCAGCAGCCGATGGCTGACGGCGTCGGCCTCGGCCGGATCGTCGCGGAGGGTCGTGAGGAAGAGCTGGGAGAGCCGGATCACCCCACGATCCTACGAGCCGCGACGAGCCGCGTCGGACGCGGCACGACCCGAGGCGTCACGTCACCAGGGCTGCTCGACGCCTCCGCTGCCTTCCTCGCCCTGCTGCTGGTTGTACTCGTCCTGCTGCTGCTGCTGCTCCTGCGCCTGCTGGTTCTGCTCCTCGAGCTGCTCCTGCTGCGTCTGGGGCTCCTGACCCTCCGCCGGATCCTCGGACTCCGACTCCTCGCCCTCCGACGGGTCCTCGGAGTCGCCGCCGCCGCCCGACTCGTCCTCGATCTTCTCCTCGATGCGCGGCACGGCCTGCTCGAGCTGCTCGCCCGTGTCTGCCTGGATGATCGTCGGCTCGGCGAAGCAGCCGTCGGGCGCCGCATCGATGATGCCGAGCGCCTCGGCGTAGAGCCCGTTGGCGGTCTGCACGTCGTCGGCCTCGCGCGCCTGGTCGCCCTGCTTCTCGACGACGTAGACGATCGACACGAGGATGATGCAGTACTCGTTCGAGCCCTCCTGGCCGTTGAGCGCCAGCGACTCCTCGAGCAGCGTGCGCGCCTCGACGAGCTGCTCGGGGCTCCCCTGCATGCCGAGCGCGACGCCCACGTCGTACGGCGCCTTCCACGGCTCGAGGAAGTTCCACCACTGCAGGCCGCGCGCCTGCATCTCGGCCTCCTGGTACGCGCGACGCTCGAACGCGTTCTGCGACGCGTCCGCGAAGGCGTTGACGCTCACGAGCTTCGCCGAGAGCACGAGCCCCGCGATCGTGATGGGCGCGAGCACGAGCATGAGGATGAGGCGCAGCCTGCGGCGCGCGTCGTCGGTCCAGCGGCGCCGCCTCGGCGGCGGCGGCACGTGCGGCGGCGCCGACTGCGCGGGCGCGGCATCCCTCGTGAGCGTGTCGGTCATCATCGCCTCCTCGCGCCGGAGCGCAGTCGCAGCGCCCCCGCGAACACCCACAGCTCCCACATGAGCAGCAGGAACAGCGGCACGGCGAGCACCCAGTACAGGTCGAGCCTCGCCTCCTCGGTCTGCGACAGGTCGACCTCGCCCTGCTGCGACGTCATGGCGTCGAGCGACGGCGCGAGGTCGACGTCGGCCGTGCGGTGCAGGTAGCTGACGCCCATCTGCGTCGCGATCTCCTGCAGCGCCGCCTCGTCGATGCGGCTGATGGCATCGCCGCCCGCCGGATCCTGCACGTAGACGGGCTCGGTCGGCTGCTCGAACGACGACTCCTGCATGCGGCCGCCCTGCTCGGTGCCGTAGCCGAGCACGAAGCCCGCGTCGACGAGCGGCGCGACCGTGTCGAACGACTGCGGCGGCGCCTCGGCCGTCTGCTCGCCGTCGCCCATGTAGAACACGAGCGTCGGCGCGCCCGGATGCGCCGCATCCGCCCGCTCGATCTCCTGCTGCAGCATGTCGCGCGCCGCCGAGATCGACGAGCCCTGCGAGAAGAAGCCGATCTCGGGCTTCAGCGCGTTGACGAGCTCGATGACGGCCGAGCCGTCGTCGGTGAGCGGCACGCGCAGCTGCGGCTGCGAGTCGAACGTGATGACCGAGATGTTCGAGCCGGCGAACGCGTAGGCGACGTCGCGCACGTCGTCGCGGATGCCCTGGATGCGCGCCTCGCCCTGACCCCAGTCCTCGGCCGCGATCGACTGCGACGTGTCGATGACGAGGAAGACGTTGACGTTGATCGAGCCCGTCGGCACCTCGCCGCCGGGCACGCCGGGACGCGCGACCATCGCGATGACGACGATCGCCATGAGCGTGCGGCGGATCCAGTGGATGCGTCGGCCGCGCTCGGCGATCAGGCGCCACACGCACAGGCCCACGAGCGCGAGGCCCACGATGCCGAGCACCGCGATGGGGATGTCGGGCAGGAACGTCACAGTCGCACCCTCCACGCCACGACGCACACGCCGATGACCAGCATCATGAGGATCGGCAGCAGCGGCCCCGGCCTGTCGACGATCTGCACCTCGGGTGGCGTCTCGATGTAGCCGGCCTCGATGGCGTTGACGCGTTCGACGATGCTCGAGACCGTGTCGGCGAAGTCGAGCGCGAAGTACGCGCCGCCCGTCGTCTCGGCCACGTTCTGCAGCTGCGCCGACACGGGATCCCCACCCCAGTCGAACGGGTTGATCGCGTACACGCGCACGTCGTTGTCGATGGCCAGCTGGCCCGCCTGCTCGAGCGAGAAGATCTGCTGGCCGTTCACCATGTTGTCGGTCGCGAGGATGATCGAGCGCGGCCGGTCGGTGTCGTCGGTGTCGGCGAAGTCGAGCGCGCACGACGCGAGGCCGTCGCCCACGAGCGACGCGCCGTTGCCGTTCGACGTGCCCGCCGCGTAGCTGAACTGCTCGTCGGGGCCAAGGTTGCCCTGGAACGCCCGCTGGTATCGCCCGAGCTGCTCGACGATGTAGTCGTAGTCGCTCGTGAGCGGGAACGCCATGACGCTCGACGCGTCGAAGATGCGCATGCCGATGCGCTCGCCGTCGAGGCCCTGCGCGATCTGCTGGAAGACGCCGAGGATCTCGGCGTCGACGTCGACCATCGAGCCCGACACGTCGAGGCACAGCAGGATGTCGCGCTTGAAGTCGTCGTTCTGGTTCGCGTTCACCGCGGCCGGACGCGCGGCGATGAACGCCGTGCCGACGCCGCCGACGATGAGCACGACGAGACCGAGCGCCGTCCACGCGCGGTACCTGGCGAACGCCGCCCTGTAGCGCGGCAGCGCCGTGAGGCGGTCCATGTGCGCCACGGGCTTGCCGCGCTCGGCGCGACGCCTGCGCACGACGGCGAGGACGCCGACCACGCCGCCCACGATGAGCAGCGCCGGCAGCATCCACCACCACAGCAGCAGCCCTACATCCACGTCGACACGACCTTCCTGGCGATGTCGATCGCGCCCTCGGGGTCGTGCTTCGCCGTGCGGCGGAACGACGACGGGTAGTACTCGGCGACGGCGCCGTGCACCGTCGGCAGGTCGGCGTCGGCGAGGTCCTCGAGGGTCATGACCTCGGCGACGACGCCCGTCGACTCGTGCGCGA
The sequence above is a segment of the Agrococcus jejuensis genome. Coding sequences within it:
- a CDS encoding vWA domain-containing protein yields the protein MDVGLLLWWWMLPALLIVGGVVGVLAVVRRRRAERGKPVAHMDRLTALPRYRAAFARYRAWTALGLVVLIVGGVGTAFIAARPAAVNANQNDDFKRDILLCLDVSGSMVDVDAEILGVFQQIAQGLDGERIGMRIFDASSVMAFPLTSDYDYIVEQLGRYQRAFQGNLGPDEQFSYAAGTSNGNGASLVGDGLASCALDFADTDDTDRPRSIILATDNMVNGQQIFSLEQAGQLAIDNDVRVYAINPFDWGGDPVSAQLQNVAETTGGAYFALDFADTVSSIVERVNAIEAGYIETPPEVQIVDRPGPLLPILMMLVIGVCVVAWRVRL
- a CDS encoding peptidylprolyl isomerase, producing the protein MRSRLIPAALLLSATLALVACSTPDSPASPSTSAGTATDGCAYVSDGSGAVEAPPAEPAVSGEVAVTLETSAGAIGMTLDADRTPCTVGSFTSLADQGYLDGTQCHRLTTEGIFVLQCGDPTGTGRGGPGYSYADELDGTETYSAGTVAMANAGPDTNGSQFFLVYEDSPLPPSYTVFGTMDEAGLAVVAAIGAAGVAGGGPDGAPADDVTIASVAIG
- a CDS encoding YlxR family protein; this translates as MPIRMCLGCRMRCEQDALVRLVAANGAVVVDEGRRLPGRGAWVHSDAACVQRATRSLGHALRSRGLDATPIEAWAARLAGDGHDRKTETTMDN
- the nusA gene encoding transcription termination factor NusA — encoded protein: MEIDLSVLKHLEREREVPFDELIVITEQAILQAYLRSEEHRAADAPRVRVTIDRKSGLVQVFQTEVDEDGNVIGESPVAQEDFGRIAASAAKQVIFERLRAHSDESILGDFKSREGEIVAGVVQQGPNPRMVYVQIGEIEAIMPPEERVPGAEYRHGQRLRVLITKVERGRTGPQVTVSRTHPALVRKLFAHEVPEIASGQVEIVAIAREAGHRSKIAVIAKAPGINAKGAAIGEMGSRVRAVQSELGEEKIDIVDYSDDLATFVANALSPAKVSDAFVLDAKLKAVRALVPDFQLSLAIGKEGQNARLAAKLTGSKIDIQPDSVMDED
- a CDS encoding vWA domain-containing protein; translation: MTFLPDIPIAVLGIVGLALVGLCVWRLIAERGRRIHWIRRTLMAIVVIAMVARPGVPGGEVPTGSINVNVFLVIDTSQSIAAEDWGQGEARIQGIRDDVRDVAYAFAGSNISVITFDSQPQLRVPLTDDGSAVIELVNALKPEIGFFSQGSSISAARDMLQQEIERADAAHPGAPTLVFYMGDGEQTAEAPPQSFDTVAPLVDAGFVLGYGTEQGGRMQESSFEQPTEPVYVQDPAGGDAISRIDEAALQEIATQMGVSYLHRTADVDLAPSLDAMTSQQGEVDLSQTEEARLDLYWVLAVPLFLLLMWELWVFAGALRLRSGARRR
- a CDS encoding proline--tRNA ligase, translating into MIRLSQLFLTTLRDDPAEADAVSHRLLLRAGYIRRAGSGLFAWLPLGLRVRRRIEEIVRQEMTAAGAQEVLFPGLLPREPYERTGRWTEYGDGIFRLQDRKGADHLLAPTHEEVFTLLVQDVVSSYKQLPLTIYQIQDKYRDETRPRAGLLRAREFTMKDAYSFDITDEGLAASYQAQRDAYERIFQRLGLDYVIVAADAGAMGGSRSEEFLHPTAIGEDAFVRSASGYAANVEAFTTLVPDAIGFDDAPAAVVHDTPATPTIDTLVAHANEHQPRATPWTAADTLKNVVLRLTHLDGSRELVVVGLPGDREVDEKRAEVAFQPAEVESATEADFAANPGLVKGYIGPWSAAGAVLGEQSTTGIRYLLDPRVVDGTTWLTGANEDGRHVFGLVAGRDFVGDGTVEVASVREGDPAPDGSGPVTIERGMEIGHVFQLGRKYAEALGLQVLDESGRLQTVTMGSYGIGVTRNLAAIVEGHHDDKGIVWPREIAPFDVHVVATGRDEAVFAIAEQLVADIEATGLEVLFDDRAKVSPGVKFGDAELIGVPRVVVVGRGAVEGLGELWDRATGERAEVRLDEVVARLQQG